In a genomic window of Geitlerinema sp. PCC 9228:
- a CDS encoding flavin prenyltransferase UbiX has product MTSSANCDRVRHRRPLIIGVSGASGLIYAVRTVKYLLQADYAVELVASQSAYQVWQEEYDTQMPGDSHRQTQFWRQACGESERGKLVCHRWQDVGANIASGSFRTLGMAIVPCSMSTVAKISAGLSSDLLLRAADVQLKEGRPLVVVPRETPFNLIHLRNLTQLAEAGVRVVPAIPAWYHHPQTIEDLVDFVVMRMLDQLDIDCTPVARWKESEP; this is encoded by the coding sequence ATGACTTCAAGTGCCAACTGCGATCGCGTCCGCCACCGACGCCCTCTCATTATTGGCGTTTCCGGTGCCTCGGGATTGATTTACGCCGTGCGAACCGTAAAATACCTTTTGCAAGCAGATTACGCCGTGGAACTGGTAGCTTCCCAATCCGCCTATCAGGTATGGCAGGAAGAATACGACACGCAAATGCCAGGGGATAGCCACCGACAAACCCAATTTTGGCGGCAAGCCTGCGGCGAAAGCGAACGGGGAAAACTGGTTTGCCATCGGTGGCAGGATGTGGGTGCCAACATTGCCAGCGGCTCTTTTCGCACCCTAGGCATGGCAATCGTACCTTGCAGCATGAGTACCGTTGCCAAAATTTCTGCCGGTCTCAGTTCCGATTTGCTTTTGCGAGCCGCCGACGTACAGTTAAAAGAAGGGCGTCCTTTGGTGGTAGTGCCCCGGGAAACCCCTTTTAATTTGATTCACCTGCGCAACTTAACCCAGCTAGCAGAAGCTGGGGTTCGGGTTGTTCCCGCCATTCCCGCTTGGTACCACCACCCGCAAACCATCGAGGATTTAGTGGATTTTGTGGTGATGCGGATGTTAGACCAGTTGGATATTGACTGTACGCCGGTTGCCCGTTGGAAGGAAAGCGAACCTTGA
- a CDS encoding HEAT repeat domain-containing protein, with translation MPVRDLEQISTQLESTNSKDRMLALASLREVDAEQAVPLIKKVLADENLQVRSMAVFALGIKQTPECYPILIKLLQEDEDYSIRADAAGALGYLEDERAFSILVRSFYEDTSWLVRFSAAVSLGNLKDSRAYEVLVEALDSEETVLQQAAIAALGEIEAVEAVDRILHFSQSDDWLVRQRVMEALGNLPCQKSLAALEYFSEDPTPQVAQAATLGLQRLRECI, from the coding sequence ATGCCAGTACGCGATTTAGAGCAAATTTCTACCCAACTAGAGAGTACTAATTCCAAGGACCGCATGTTGGCACTGGCTTCTTTGCGGGAAGTAGACGCCGAACAAGCAGTACCGCTGATCAAAAAAGTTTTAGCCGATGAAAACTTGCAAGTGCGCTCCATGGCTGTATTTGCTTTGGGTATCAAGCAAACCCCCGAGTGCTATCCGATCCTGATTAAACTGTTACAAGAAGACGAAGACTACAGTATCCGTGCTGATGCGGCTGGTGCTTTGGGATATCTGGAAGACGAACGGGCTTTTTCTATTTTGGTACGGAGCTTCTACGAAGATACCAGTTGGCTGGTCCGTTTTAGCGCTGCGGTGTCCTTGGGCAATTTAAAAGATTCCCGTGCTTATGAGGTGTTGGTAGAAGCCCTCGACAGCGAAGAAACAGTTTTGCAACAAGCAGCGATCGCGGCTCTAGGGGAAATCGAAGCGGTAGAAGCGGTCGATCGCATTTTGCACTTTTCCCAATCGGACGATTGGTTGGTCCGCCAACGGGTTATGGAAGCCTTGGGCAACCTTCCCTGTCAAAAGAGCCTTGCTGCCTTGGAATATTTCAGCGAAGACCCCACCCCACAGGTAGCCCAAGCAGCTACGTTAGGTTTGCAGCGACTGCGCGAATGCATATAA
- a CDS encoding HAMP domain-containing sensor histidine kinase, translating to MFWTHLLRQWQQPNHHNSLRSRLTLGMVLVSVLSLGSVTLWTGRKMQAILVDTYKKNIEYVSERFPSVVEHYAKGETARSGLQPAIESMSADNILLWVTESGQVLEASAVLQGHTDNLRQKLTQSVEQPGLAQVFQVGERYYVACQEPLQVKGLDMGSLYVAQDITPHQTMLIAMTRSLNFASFLALVAMSIAIAIYVRRSLQPLQRLSNITHKISPEALKEAQMDLEKAPTEVRDIAQTCEKMLLHLANSWENQRQFVSNVSHELRTPLTIIRGYLQSTLRRGQNLSEPQREALEIASTEAERTISMLQDLLDLARADSGYLHFYVETISLNDLLKELASMAKQYSQREIWCSPAATDIVATGDRNRLKQVLLNLINNAIAYSDPDQPITLQLESNQNSALIHVCDRGVGIPLDQQARIFDRFYRGDEARSRSTGGTGLGLSIVKTLVEGMGGTVSVRSTPGKGSTFSISLPTVTAPEQQKAIEVS from the coding sequence ATGTTTTGGACTCACCTACTACGTCAGTGGCAACAACCAAACCATCACAATTCCCTGCGATCGCGCCTGACCCTAGGAATGGTGCTGGTTTCCGTCTTGAGTTTGGGCAGCGTTACCCTGTGGACGGGGCGGAAAATGCAAGCCATTTTAGTAGATACTTATAAAAAAAATATAGAATATGTTTCCGAACGATTTCCCAGCGTTGTAGAACACTACGCCAAGGGGGAAACAGCCAGAAGTGGATTGCAGCCTGCCATTGAGAGCATGAGCGCTGACAATATTTTGTTGTGGGTAACCGAAAGTGGGCAAGTTTTGGAAGCATCCGCTGTTTTGCAAGGACATACGGATAACCTGCGGCAGAAATTAACGCAATCGGTAGAACAACCGGGATTGGCTCAAGTTTTTCAAGTGGGAGAACGATACTACGTGGCTTGTCAGGAACCGTTGCAAGTAAAGGGACTGGATATGGGGAGTTTGTACGTAGCCCAAGACATTACCCCTCACCAGACTATGTTAATTGCCATGACCCGGAGTTTGAATTTTGCTAGTTTTTTGGCTTTGGTGGCGATGAGCATTGCCATTGCCATTTACGTACGGCGATCGCTACAACCTTTGCAACGCCTTAGTAATATTACCCACAAAATTTCTCCAGAGGCGCTCAAAGAAGCACAAATGGATTTGGAAAAAGCCCCAACGGAGGTCCGCGATATTGCCCAAACCTGCGAAAAAATGCTGCTGCATTTGGCAAACTCCTGGGAAAACCAGCGCCAGTTTGTCAGCAATGTTTCCCACGAGTTGCGTACGCCACTGACGATTATTCGCGGTTACCTGCAATCTACTTTGAGACGGGGACAGAATTTAAGCGAACCGCAGCGGGAAGCGTTGGAAATTGCTTCTACAGAAGCGGAACGTACCATTAGCATGTTGCAGGATTTGCTGGATTTGGCCCGCGCCGACAGCGGTTACTTGCATTTTTATGTAGAAACCATTTCCCTCAACGACCTGCTCAAGGAACTAGCAAGTATGGCCAAACAGTACAGCCAGCGGGAGATTTGGTGTTCTCCGGCAGCTACCGATATTGTAGCCACCGGCGATCGCAATCGCCTCAAACAAGTATTGTTGAATTTAATCAATAACGCGATCGCTTATTCTGACCCAGACCAACCCATTACCTTGCAATTGGAAAGTAACCAAAACAGCGCTCTGATTCACGTATGCGATCGCGGCGTGGGCATTCCCCTAGACCAACAAGCTCGCATTTTCGATCGTTTTTATCGCGGCGACGAAGCCAGGTCTCGTTCTACAGGCGGGACGGGATTAGGACTCTCGATCGTCAAAACCCTCGTAGAAGGTATGGGGGGGACAGTCAGCGTTCGTTCTACTCCTGGAAAAGGCAGTACGTTTAGCATTTCTTTACCTACCGTAACTGCACCAGAACAGCAAAAAGCGATCGAGGTAAGTTAG
- a CDS encoding ribonuclease R family protein — protein sequence MEFSILTLLANLPNEKLVAPRALEKKLGCQDEASLRKFYITLEALEKIGLLVKERGRYRRVQEDNVVEAKLRCSSKGFCFAIQDAEDAEDIYIRECHLSTAWNGDRVLVKILKEGSRRRRPEGEVRLIVERANPSVLARVKENESGEYTAVPLDDRLLFEIELQPNGIDLQAAVDHIVDVQVQRYPLGSHPPVGKLAQILGRDAEAASDIDIVSCKHDLPKAFSESLLEAASNIQGSVRQSEIKKRLDLRNLLTFSFSHEDLKTKGGTHLPIEHAFTLDKIDEERWRLGIHVTDVAHYIEAGSDLDKEAKRRGISVHLGNTVIPMLPDALTPICTLTPGGDRLAYSLLLIMDSDAEILEYEIQPSAIQVDRTLTFTQTQQVFDGNYDEEDLPPNVRENLNQFLELSQTLKSQRWQRGAFELQLEEGFNHYNDEGPLGVTNITSDAQSMVCEFVLLANQAIAEHLQQLGVPGIYRVQHPPDLEEVQELIQLGSQQNIDLYLEDEENVHPQDYQRFLIQFRSSPGERILTYQLESSLKPAVYTTHSGLHFGTASEAGYTHFTSPCQRYCDLLVQRILDTVFRLGRNRRSTRSKEQVNLHHSSCHGQINWNVLPPDIHNQFETELTSVVANLSEREQLAQEAERDLIGLQKTAVVKEKIGETFQGLITGVQSYGFFVEITLDETNGDVPLRLEGLVHVNSLKDDWYEYRSRQQTLVGRKNRRQFRLGDNVVVQVKSVDYYRQQIDLVVVGGGSEATNGYDDYGYDEDDSYGNYRGEEE from the coding sequence ATGGAATTTTCAATTCTTACACTACTCGCCAACTTACCCAACGAAAAGCTCGTCGCTCCTAGGGCCTTGGAGAAAAAGCTCGGCTGTCAGGACGAAGCCAGCCTACGGAAATTTTATATTACCCTCGAAGCCCTAGAAAAAATCGGCCTGTTGGTCAAAGAACGGGGTCGTTACCGCCGCGTCCAAGAAGATAACGTGGTGGAAGCCAAGCTGCGTTGTTCGAGCAAGGGCTTTTGCTTTGCCATTCAAGATGCGGAAGATGCCGAAGATATCTACATTCGAGAATGCCATCTGAGTACCGCTTGGAACGGCGATCGCGTCTTGGTCAAAATCCTCAAAGAAGGCAGTCGCCGCCGCCGTCCTGAAGGAGAAGTACGGTTAATTGTGGAACGGGCCAACCCCTCGGTTCTGGCGCGGGTAAAAGAAAACGAATCCGGAGAATACACTGCCGTTCCCCTTGACGATCGCTTGCTGTTTGAAATCGAACTGCAACCCAACGGCATTGACCTCCAGGCAGCCGTGGACCACATTGTAGACGTTCAAGTGCAGCGCTATCCGCTGGGGTCCCATCCTCCGGTGGGCAAACTCGCCCAAATCCTTGGTCGTGATGCGGAAGCTGCCTCCGATATTGACATTGTCTCCTGCAAGCACGATTTGCCCAAAGCCTTTTCCGAGTCCTTGTTAGAGGCAGCGAGCAATATCCAAGGCAGCGTCCGGCAGTCAGAGATTAAAAAACGTTTGGACCTGCGCAACCTGCTCACCTTTAGCTTCAGCCACGAAGATCTGAAAACCAAAGGCGGCACCCACCTGCCCATCGAACATGCCTTTACCCTGGACAAAATCGACGAAGAACGCTGGCGTTTGGGCATCCACGTCACCGATGTGGCCCACTACATCGAAGCGGGGTCCGATTTAGATAAAGAAGCCAAGCGCCGGGGAATTTCCGTACATTTGGGCAATACCGTCATTCCCATGTTGCCCGATGCGCTGACCCCCATCTGTACCCTCACGCCAGGGGGCGATCGCTTGGCATATAGTCTGCTGTTGATTATGGATTCGGACGCCGAAATCCTGGAATACGAAATCCAACCCAGTGCCATTCAAGTGGACCGGACCCTCACCTTTACCCAAACCCAGCAGGTATTTGACGGCAACTACGACGAAGAAGACCTGCCCCCCAACGTCCGGGAAAACCTCAATCAGTTTTTGGAACTCAGCCAAACCCTCAAATCCCAGCGCTGGCAGCGGGGTGCTTTTGAACTGCAGCTAGAAGAAGGGTTCAACCACTACAACGACGAAGGGCCCCTGGGGGTCACCAACATCACCAGCGACGCCCAATCCATGGTCTGCGAATTTGTGCTGCTGGCCAACCAAGCGATCGCCGAACACCTGCAACAGTTGGGCGTTCCCGGGATCTACCGCGTCCAGCATCCCCCGGATTTGGAAGAAGTTCAAGAACTCATTCAACTGGGCAGCCAACAGAACATCGACCTGTACCTCGAAGACGAAGAAAACGTCCATCCCCAGGACTACCAGCGTTTTCTCATTCAATTCCGCTCCTCGCCCGGCGAACGCATTCTCACCTACCAGCTGGAATCTTCCCTCAAACCAGCCGTATACACCACCCATTCCGGACTGCACTTTGGCACTGCCTCCGAAGCAGGATACACCCATTTCACCTCCCCCTGCCAGCGATACTGCGACTTGCTAGTGCAGCGAATCCTCGATACTGTCTTCCGGTTGGGGCGCAACCGCCGTTCCACCCGTTCCAAAGAACAGGTCAACCTGCATCACTCCTCCTGCCACGGTCAAATCAACTGGAACGTTCTCCCCCCCGATATTCATAACCAGTTTGAAACCGAACTGACTTCCGTGGTGGCCAACCTCAGCGAACGGGAACAGCTAGCTCAAGAAGCCGAACGGGATTTAATCGGCTTACAAAAAACCGCCGTGGTCAAAGAGAAAATCGGAGAAACCTTCCAAGGTTTGATTACCGGCGTACAATCCTACGGCTTTTTCGTAGAAATTACCCTCGACGAAACCAACGGCGACGTTCCCCTACGTTTGGAAGGCTTGGTCCACGTTAACTCCCTTAAAGACGATTGGTACGAATACCGTTCCCGCCAGCAAACCCTGGTGGGCAGGAAAAACCGACGCCAGTTCCGCCTGGGAGACAACGTGGTCGTACAAGTGAAAAGCGTGGATTACTACCGCCAGCAAATCGACCTAGTGGTGGTTGGCGGCGGCAGCGAAGCCACCAACGGTTATGACGATTACGGCTACGATGAGGACGATAGCTATGGCAATTACAGGGGAGAGGAGGAATAG
- the cax gene encoding calcium/proton exchanger: MSAKNPFFLILLVFIPISITAHFLEWGPLVTFLSASLAIVPLAAWMGSATEEIAVVAGPTLGGLLNATFGNATELIIALIALNAGLVEVVKASITGSIIGNLLLVLGLSMLLGGIRYKEQTFPSVFARLNASAMNLAVVAVLLPTAVNYTSDGIEEIVMQRLSVAVAVILMIVYGLTLLFSMKTHSYLCDVGEAEFAQEEGKPPEPPNLWLWTGVLLGSTLLVAVESELLVGSLEAATESLGLTALFTGVILVPIIGNAAEHATAITVAMKNKMDLSLTVAVGSSLQIALFVAPVLVLFGWLTGQPMDLDFNPFELVAVAVAVLVANSVSSDGRSDWLEGVLLLATYAVLGFAFYFHPAIEGIESTL, encoded by the coding sequence ATGTCAGCGAAAAATCCTTTTTTCCTAATTTTATTGGTCTTTATCCCGATTTCCATTACCGCCCATTTCCTAGAATGGGGACCGTTGGTCACTTTTCTTAGCGCTTCTCTAGCAATTGTGCCCCTAGCCGCTTGGATGGGTAGTGCCACCGAAGAAATCGCCGTCGTAGCTGGACCCACTTTGGGCGGATTGCTCAATGCTACTTTTGGCAACGCCACCGAATTAATTATTGCCTTAATTGCCCTCAATGCTGGTTTGGTGGAAGTAGTAAAAGCCAGTATTACCGGTTCAATTATCGGCAACCTGCTGCTGGTTTTGGGATTGTCCATGCTATTGGGAGGCATCCGGTACAAAGAACAAACCTTCCCTTCAGTTTTTGCCCGTCTCAACGCTTCGGCGATGAATTTAGCCGTGGTCGCCGTTTTGTTACCAACCGCAGTGAATTATACATCCGATGGAATTGAAGAAATTGTCATGCAGCGTCTCTCAGTGGCTGTAGCTGTCATTTTAATGATTGTATATGGCTTGACCCTGTTGTTTTCCATGAAAACCCACTCCTACTTGTGCGATGTGGGAGAAGCGGAATTTGCCCAAGAAGAGGGAAAACCTCCGGAACCACCCAATCTTTGGTTGTGGACAGGAGTGCTATTAGGCAGTACCTTATTGGTGGCTGTAGAATCGGAGTTGCTAGTGGGTTCCCTAGAAGCAGCCACCGAAAGTTTGGGCTTAACCGCTTTGTTTACTGGGGTGATTTTGGTACCCATTATTGGCAACGCCGCCGAACACGCTACCGCCATTACCGTCGCTATGAAGAATAAAATGGACTTGTCGCTAACGGTGGCAGTGGGATCGAGCCTGCAAATTGCGCTTTTTGTGGCACCCGTTCTGGTCCTGTTTGGGTGGCTAACAGGGCAACCCATGGATTTGGATTTTAACCCCTTTGAATTGGTGGCTGTTGCTGTTGCCGTTTTGGTCGCTAACTCGGTGAGTTCCGACGGACGGTCCGATTGGCTGGAAGGAGTTTTGCTGTTGGCTACCTATGCGGTTTTGGGATTTGCCTTCTATTTTCATCCAGCCATTGAAGGCATTGAAAGCACTTTATAG
- a CDS encoding serine/threonine-protein kinase produces MSYCLNPNCQFPHDPANANQHTCRHCGSELLLQGRYRVVRPMGGGGFGKTFEITDRGTRKVLKVLLESQPKAVSLFKQEANALSQLNSPGIPHVDPDGYFTFQPKGCDRSLHCLVMEKINGPTLKDWIKKRGYKPISEERAVTWLKQLTEILELVHRQHYFHRDIKPDNIMLRPNGQLVLIDFGTAREVTETYLAKVGQGQNVTGIVSPGYTPPEQVNGKAVPQSDFFALGRTFVFLLTGKPPTFFSENPRSGKLIWRDKATHISAQLADVIDYMMAPFPGQRPQKPSAILQCLAEVEEQADWSSSTMAGLGNSDRNAKEAGEKNRYDYGSSNTGMTKTVTAEADQGKNQLLNLLSQATGKLFSAAVVVGMVVGGIQVYGYFQNKPLPYNPLSQLLLWGSSYDFTVTESMASRGNAEAVAIDPSGQWLAGSEPGNIRVWRLGESQPAHNIATSRVVVTSLAIDPDGEFLARGGSDTNIRLWKLKGGQRYLTITQPTSRVNAIAFSSVGSILIGGSENGTIQTWEVQSGQLLETLNHQAPVNDIAIAPNGSIIASGGADGTIKLWNLRKETPIRTIKGHQGAINAVAISNDGKLIASGSEDGTVRIWRRETGQQLHAFPSGEGAVNDVLFTPDNKHVVFASQSIQIWRFQTSERIAYLTEHRQTVNDIALNSNGRVLFSGSRDQSFKLWQSP; encoded by the coding sequence GTGAGTTACTGTCTTAATCCCAATTGTCAATTCCCCCACGACCCGGCAAATGCCAACCAGCATACTTGCCGTCACTGCGGTTCGGAGCTTTTGCTGCAGGGTAGGTATCGCGTCGTTCGTCCCATGGGTGGCGGTGGATTTGGCAAAACTTTTGAGATTACCGATCGCGGGACACGCAAGGTCCTGAAAGTACTGCTAGAAAGTCAACCGAAAGCCGTTTCTCTGTTCAAGCAAGAAGCCAATGCCCTCAGCCAGCTCAACTCGCCCGGTATTCCCCATGTAGATCCGGATGGGTATTTTACTTTCCAACCCAAGGGATGCGATCGCAGCTTGCATTGCTTGGTCATGGAGAAAATTAACGGCCCCACCCTCAAAGATTGGATTAAAAAACGGGGATACAAACCCATTTCTGAGGAACGCGCGGTTACCTGGTTGAAGCAGCTGACAGAGATTTTGGAGTTGGTACATCGCCAGCATTACTTTCACCGGGATATTAAACCGGACAATATTATGCTGCGTCCCAACGGTCAGTTGGTCCTCATTGACTTTGGTACAGCGCGGGAAGTCACCGAAACTTACTTAGCCAAAGTGGGTCAGGGACAAAATGTTACTGGAATTGTCTCCCCTGGCTATACCCCTCCCGAACAAGTGAACGGCAAAGCCGTACCCCAATCCGATTTTTTTGCCCTTGGACGTACGTTTGTCTTTTTGCTGACTGGCAAACCACCTACGTTTTTCTCGGAAAATCCCCGTTCGGGCAAGTTGATTTGGCGGGATAAAGCAACGCATATTTCTGCCCAACTGGCGGATGTCATCGATTATATGATGGCCCCTTTTCCCGGGCAGCGGCCGCAAAAACCCAGCGCCATCTTACAGTGTTTGGCGGAAGTAGAAGAGCAAGCGGATTGGTCCTCTTCTACTATGGCGGGATTGGGCAACAGCGATCGCAATGCAAAAGAGGCAGGCGAGAAAAATCGCTACGATTATGGCAGCAGCAACACGGGCATGACCAAAACCGTAACCGCGGAAGCGGACCAGGGGAAAAACCAGCTGCTGAACCTGCTTTCCCAGGCAACAGGCAAACTTTTCTCCGCAGCTGTGGTTGTGGGGATGGTGGTGGGCGGTATCCAAGTATACGGATACTTTCAAAACAAACCCCTGCCATACAACCCCTTATCCCAGTTATTGTTGTGGGGAAGCAGTTACGACTTTACGGTTACCGAAAGCATGGCTAGCCGCGGCAATGCAGAAGCAGTGGCCATCGACCCCAGCGGTCAATGGTTGGCCGGTAGCGAACCCGGCAATATCCGCGTTTGGCGGTTGGGGGAGTCGCAACCCGCACACAACATAGCCACCAGCAGGGTGGTGGTGACCAGTTTGGCCATCGACCCCGACGGTGAATTCCTGGCTAGAGGCGGCAGCGATACCAACATCCGCCTGTGGAAATTAAAAGGAGGGCAGCGGTATCTCACCATTACCCAACCTACCAGTCGGGTGAATGCCATTGCCTTTAGTTCCGTAGGGTCAATTTTGATCGGCGGTAGCGAAAACGGCACTATCCAAACTTGGGAAGTCCAATCCGGACAACTGCTGGAGACCCTCAACCATCAAGCGCCGGTCAACGATATAGCGATCGCGCCCAACGGCAGCATCATCGCCAGTGGTGGTGCCGACGGAACCATCAAATTGTGGAATTTGCGAAAAGAGACCCCCATACGCACCATCAAGGGTCACCAAGGTGCCATCAATGCCGTGGCAATTAGCAACGACGGTAAGTTAATTGCCAGCGGTAGCGAGGACGGTACGGTTCGGATTTGGCGTCGAGAAACCGGACAGCAGCTCCATGCCTTTCCCAGCGGCGAAGGAGCGGTGAACGACGTGCTGTTTACTCCCGATAACAAACACGTGGTTTTCGCCAGCCAAAGCATTCAAATCTGGCGTTTTCAAACCTCCGAGCGCATCGCCTACCTGACCGAACACCGGCAAACCGTCAACGATATCGCCCTCAACAGCAATGGAAGGGTTTTGTTTAGCGGTAGCCGCGACCAAAGCTTTAAACTCTGGCAATCCCCATAA
- the clpP gene encoding ATP-dependent Clp endopeptidase proteolytic subunit ClpP: protein MIPTVIEQSGRGERAFDIYSRLLRERIVFLGQAVDSDLANLIVAQFLYLEAEDPEKDIYLYINSPGGSVNAGMGIFDTMNHVRPDVSTICVGLAASMGAFLLGAGAPGKRLSLPHSRIMIHQPLGGAQGQASDIEIQAREILYHKNRLNQILSERTGQPLSRIEEDTERDFFMSAHQAQEYGLIDRVIERRSLKAPAAAGV, encoded by the coding sequence ATGATTCCTACCGTAATCGAACAATCCGGTCGTGGCGAACGCGCATTTGACATTTACTCTCGCCTGTTGCGGGAACGTATAGTCTTTCTCGGGCAGGCAGTTGATTCCGATCTAGCCAACCTAATCGTGGCGCAATTTCTGTATTTAGAAGCAGAAGATCCGGAAAAAGATATCTACCTGTACATCAATTCTCCAGGGGGTTCGGTCAACGCTGGCATGGGCATTTTCGATACCATGAACCACGTACGCCCCGATGTCAGCACCATTTGTGTGGGTTTGGCAGCGAGTATGGGCGCTTTCCTGTTGGGGGCAGGGGCACCTGGCAAACGCCTCAGTCTCCCCCACTCGCGCATTATGATCCACCAACCCCTCGGTGGCGCTCAAGGTCAGGCTTCCGATATTGAAATTCAAGCGCGGGAAATTCTTTACCACAAGAACCGTCTCAACCAAATTCTCTCCGAACGCACCGGGCAACCCCTTTCTCGGATTGAAGAAGACACCGAGCGCGATTTCTTTATGTCGGCTCACCAAGCGCAGGAATACGGTCTGATTGACCGGGTCATCGAACGTCGTTCCCTGAAAGCACCAGCCGCCGCCGGCGTCTAA
- a CDS encoding SDR family oxidoreductase, giving the protein MSTYLITGANGGIGTQLCQQLQNRGENVIAVCRHSSNALDRLGVRVEKGIDITQDDAVATLMQRLEGTSIDILINNAGVMEINSLDNLDFDSLRRQYEVNTLGTLRVTKALLDRLHAGSKIVIITSRMGSIGDNTSGGYYGYRMSKAAVSMAGKSLAEDLKSRQIPVGILHPGLVSTKMTDYTGIPPEQAAKGLIERIDQLDMSNTGTFWHANGEVLPW; this is encoded by the coding sequence TTGAGTACCTACCTAATCACGGGAGCCAACGGTGGCATCGGGACGCAGTTGTGCCAGCAATTACAAAATCGAGGGGAAAATGTCATTGCTGTTTGTCGCCACTCGTCCAATGCTTTGGATCGCCTCGGGGTTCGCGTTGAAAAGGGAATTGATATTACCCAAGACGATGCGGTGGCAACCCTGATGCAACGCCTTGAAGGGACTTCCATTGATATTTTGATTAATAATGCGGGCGTGATGGAAATCAATTCCCTCGATAATTTAGATTTTGACAGCCTGCGACGGCAATACGAAGTCAATACCCTGGGCACCTTGCGGGTCACCAAAGCATTGCTCGATCGCCTGCATGCTGGTTCTAAAATTGTTATTATTACCAGTCGCATGGGCTCCATCGGCGATAATACCTCCGGAGGATACTACGGCTATCGCATGTCTAAGGCAGCTGTCAGTATGGCTGGCAAGTCTTTAGCAGAAGATTTGAAATCTCGGCAAATTCCGGTGGGGATTTTGCACCCCGGTTTGGTCAGTACCAAAATGACCGATTATACCGGCATTCCTCCAGAGCAAGCAGCCAAAGGGTTAATCGAACGCATCGACCAGCTTGATATGAGCAATACAGGTACGTTTTGGCACGCCAATGGAGAAGTTTTGCCGTGGTAG
- a CDS encoding phycobiliprotein lyase: protein MDIQEFLQLCVGKWFVQRTSHQLPPQKLASSRGDFWIEWLSPEDDRVSQMCQKMQCDPTAALGGLKTSWETIVPGEVDKQKGSSAVVLLPDSSNSAQGNFIQQLGKPGASPVQGSYCLQGTNALTLETVADGGWRSEERIWFASDNLRLRTSTVDRGNGEKVMSFYSEIRMGGV from the coding sequence ATGGATATTCAGGAGTTTTTGCAGTTGTGCGTTGGCAAATGGTTTGTCCAGCGCACCAGCCACCAACTACCTCCCCAAAAGCTAGCTTCCAGTCGTGGCGATTTCTGGATTGAGTGGCTCTCTCCAGAAGACGATCGCGTCAGTCAAATGTGCCAAAAGATGCAGTGCGATCCAACTGCGGCCTTGGGCGGTTTAAAAACATCTTGGGAGACGATCGTTCCTGGGGAAGTGGACAAGCAAAAAGGCTCTAGTGCGGTAGTTTTGCTCCCCGATAGCAGCAATTCCGCACAGGGAAACTTTATCCAACAGCTAGGAAAACCCGGTGCGTCGCCAGTGCAAGGTTCCTACTGCTTGCAAGGTACCAATGCCCTAACTTTAGAAACGGTTGCCGATGGGGGCTGGCGTAGCGAAGAACGCATTTGGTTTGCCAGCGACAATTTGCGCTTGCGTACTTCCACTGTCGATCGCGGCAATGGTGAAAAGGTGATGTCTTTCTACTCGGAAATTCGCATGGGCGGCGTTTGA